A genomic region of Clostridia bacterium contains the following coding sequences:
- a CDS encoding FtsW/RodA/SpoVE family cell cycle protein, with the protein MVPVVALLLAGAWLYYLLDPGPEKRVLLVGAILLGCLFYLIHFLLVWQAPAADLFILPAAAMLTGLGLLLLYHIDPNLALKQWWWTVLGLVGMACIVIVLRDYHWLSDYKYTFMLLGLVFLVLTVLVGDETGGARSWLSLGQFRFQPAEVVKLLVIIFMAAYLSEYKESLGGDHDKNPFRLDWQGIGPLLVTGGLLLVLLVFQKDLGAALIFFALILAMLYIASGRSSLVFLGLLAFGAACLVAYHLFPHVQTRVAVWYNPWPLADGAGYQIVQSFFALAQGGVFGMGLGMSQPNYIPAVATDFIFSVAGAELGFLGGVLILSLYLLISWRGMKIAAGAPDDFGLMLAAGLAILFAVQTLVILGGILKLLPLTGVTLPLMSYGGSSLVITYAMLGLLIKLSSLFAASGGKMKDAP; encoded by the coding sequence TTGGTGCCAGTAGTGGCGCTGCTCTTAGCGGGCGCCTGGTTGTATTATTTGCTGGATCCGGGGCCGGAGAAGCGAGTCTTGTTGGTGGGCGCTATTCTCCTGGGGTGTCTTTTTTATTTAATTCATTTCCTGTTAGTTTGGCAGGCGCCTGCGGCGGACTTGTTCATTCTACCGGCGGCAGCGATGCTCACCGGTTTGGGTTTGCTCCTTTTATACCACATCGATCCTAATTTGGCCTTGAAACAATGGTGGTGGACGGTACTCGGGTTAGTGGGCATGGCCTGCATAGTGATCGTGCTCAGGGATTATCACTGGCTCAGTGACTATAAATATACCTTCATGCTGTTAGGTTTGGTGTTTCTGGTCTTGACTGTCCTGGTGGGGGATGAAACAGGGGGTGCCCGGAGTTGGCTTAGCCTGGGGCAATTTCGTTTCCAGCCGGCGGAAGTAGTGAAACTCCTGGTCATTATTTTCATGGCCGCCTATTTAAGTGAGTACAAGGAATCCCTGGGGGGAGACCACGACAAGAACCCCTTCCGGCTGGATTGGCAAGGGATAGGACCGCTTTTGGTGACGGGCGGCCTCCTCTTGGTATTGCTCGTTTTCCAGAAGGACCTGGGAGCTGCCCTGATCTTTTTTGCCTTGATCCTGGCCATGCTCTATATTGCCTCCGGCAGGTCCTCTTTAGTGTTCTTGGGTTTGCTGGCATTTGGGGCCGCTTGTCTGGTGGCATATCATCTTTTTCCTCATGTGCAGACCAGGGTGGCTGTTTGGTATAATCCCTGGCCCTTAGCCGACGGTGCAGGATACCAGATCGTGCAATCCTTTTTTGCGCTGGCCCAAGGGGGAGTCTTTGGCATGGGCCTGGGGATGAGCCAGCCCAACTATATCCCGGCGGTGGCAACCGATTTCATTTTTTCCGTGGCCGGGGCGGAACTCGGCTTTCTGGGAGGGGTGTTAATACTATCTCTTTACCTGTTGATCAGTTGGAGAGGCATGAAAATCGCCGCCGGTGCGCCGGACGATTTTGGCTTAATGCTGGCGGCGGGACTGGCAATTCTCTTTGCCGTCCAAACCCTGGTGATCCTGGGTGGGATCCTGAAGCTCCTGCCTCTCACGGGAGTGACCTTGCCTTTGATGAGTTACGGGGGCAGTTCCCTTGTCATCACCTACGCCATGCTGGGGCTGTTAATCAAGCTGAGCTCCCTTTTTGCCGCCTCGGGAGGGAAGATGAAGGATGCGCCGTAA
- the yfcE gene encoding phosphodiesterase translates to MILITSDTHGDLAAWEGVMNKYQKDLKLILHAGDVLYHGPRNPLTPGYAPQALADSMRQLPVPLLIAQGNCDSQVDEMVLELPLASEYIVTIIAGKKVLLHHGHRLDEGTVQRLCRQWAIDLCIQGHTHVPVLTRIDNTVFLNPGSPSLPKQGKEGTIGLWEGETISLVAWQAGQVVAQIKLE, encoded by the coding sequence TTGATTCTCATTACCAGCGATACCCACGGCGACCTGGCCGCCTGGGAAGGAGTTATGAACAAATATCAAAAGGACCTGAAACTCATTCTCCATGCCGGTGATGTGCTGTACCACGGTCCCAGGAATCCCCTCACGCCCGGGTATGCACCCCAGGCCCTGGCCGATTCAATGCGGCAGCTGCCCGTGCCCCTTCTGATTGCCCAGGGGAATTGTGATAGCCAGGTGGATGAGATGGTGCTGGAGCTGCCCCTGGCCAGTGAGTACATCGTGACCATCATCGCAGGGAAAAAGGTTTTGCTGCATCACGGGCATCGCCTGGATGAAGGGACCGTGCAGCGGTTATGCCGGCAGTGGGCCATTGACCTTTGCATTCAAGGACATACCCATGTGCCGGTGTTGACCCGGATTGATAACACCGTTTTCCTTAATCCGGGGAGTCCTTCCCTGCCGAAACAAGGGAAGGAAGGCACCATTGGGCTGTGGGAAGGAGAGACGATTTCTCTCGTTGCCTGGCAGGCAGGTCAGGTGGTGGCGCAAATCAAACTGGAATAA
- a CDS encoding ECF transporter S component produces MPVKRMVQVGFLSAVGFLLMFTLEFPLPFLPPFLKYDPSEVPALIAAFAYGPWVGVLVELIKNVVFFVSGKATSGIIGFLGASIAGCTYVLVAGSVYDHWRTKTGALVSLVAGSLALVAVMSLANYFILLPLWGIPAEEVGGLIISAVVPFNAVKGFLSGCISFVVYKRVRVFLGETVDREVIKKTSEITAGK; encoded by the coding sequence ATGCCGGTCAAAAGAATGGTGCAAGTAGGTTTCCTGTCTGCGGTGGGTTTTTTACTGATGTTTACCTTGGAGTTTCCCCTGCCTTTCCTGCCGCCCTTTTTGAAGTATGATCCCAGTGAGGTCCCTGCTTTGATTGCAGCTTTTGCTTACGGTCCATGGGTCGGTGTGCTGGTGGAACTAATCAAAAACGTGGTGTTCTTTGTTTCCGGGAAAGCCACTTCGGGCATCATCGGGTTTCTGGGCGCTTCCATCGCCGGGTGTACGTATGTGTTGGTGGCGGGAAGTGTTTACGATCACTGGCGCACCAAGACCGGGGCGCTGGTCAGCCTGGTGGCGGGCTCCCTGGCCCTGGTGGCGGTCATGTCCCTGGCCAACTACTTCATCCTGCTGCCTTTATGGGGTATTCCTGCCGAGGAAGTAGGGGGACTGATCATCTCGGCCGTTGTTCCTTTTAATGCCGTGAAAGGATTCTTAAGCGGGTGTATTTCCTTTGTGGTTTATAAGCGAGTACGGGTGTTCTTAGGAGAAACCGTCGACCGGGAAGTGATCAAAAAAACTTCCGAAATCACGGCGGGCAAATAG
- a CDS encoding DUF1858 domain-containing protein — protein sequence MITKDMTLMELMQRFPQTQQYLKSINMHCSSCMGAVNETIEMAARQHGMDVDELLAELNRLVRED from the coding sequence GTGATTACGAAGGACATGACTTTAATGGAATTGATGCAGCGTTTTCCCCAGACACAGCAATACCTTAAGTCGATCAACATGCATTGCAGCAGCTGTATGGGAGCCGTGAACGAGACCATTGAAATGGCTGCCAGACAACACGGGATGGATGTGGATGAGCTGCTGGCGGAATTGAACCGCTTGGTGCGAGAGGATTAG
- a CDS encoding Asp23/Gls24 family envelope stress response protein, with product MVASVQQNEYGKIFISDQVIASIAGWAALESYGLVGMAAKNIQDGIGQLLGKDSLAKGITVDTRSGNLVIDVYVVVSYGIKISEVAQNAMEKVRYAVEKATGLTVSAVNIIVQGVKVMD from the coding sequence ATTGTGGCTTCAGTACAACAGAATGAATACGGCAAGATCTTTATTTCCGATCAGGTAATTGCCAGCATCGCAGGGTGGGCAGCCCTGGAGAGTTACGGCTTGGTAGGAATGGCTGCGAAAAACATTCAGGATGGTATTGGCCAGCTTTTGGGGAAGGATTCGTTGGCCAAAGGCATCACCGTCGATACCCGTAGCGGCAACCTGGTGATCGATGTCTATGTGGTGGTCAGCTATGGCATCAAGATTTCCGAAGTAGCGCAAAACGCCATGGAAAAGGTGCGCTACGCGGTGGAAAAGGCCACCGGTCTAACGGTCAGTGCGGTGAATATCATTGTCCAAGGAGTAAAGGTCATGGACTGA
- the pknB gene encoding Stk1 family PASTA domain-containing Ser/Thr kinase, with amino-acid sequence MNTLIGQIVGNRYEIEERLGGGGMAVVYKAKDRLLSRAVTVKILRDQFANDREVVRRFLKEAQSVAKLSHPNIVSIYDVGQDQGLYYLVMEYVEGCTLKDVIQTKGRLDPLEAIEYALQICDALQHAHDSNIIHRDIKPQNILITKKGQAKVTDFGIAKAATNATMTYSGSSILGTVQYISPEQARGDLVTVHTDIYSAGIVLYEMLTGRLPFEGDTAISIAIKHIQMEYPAASQIVPDLPGELEAVLAKALAKKPEERFASALDMKRALEEVRDKLGQGLSQTVVLPRVTRKTGDEGARERPKSRRPRLVSWVLFLLALTLLAAGSVYFGINRYLAVSEVEVPDVTNIPLREAERILFEHGLNWEIGMSRHDDQVPPDYVLAQRPAAGEKIKKTRAVVLDVSLGPNMGRIPDVIGLSQREARVEIANAGFKVAQDVGESYSDVVPEGHVLDQEPGPNAEVPLGTEVILTISLGPQPRYITMPDLVGKTLAEATEILEQNYLEFEVHQETSHEYFSGYVTGQDIPPGEQVLQRTTVNLTVSLGPGPAAKTATIQVWVQDDGEQHRIKVVIEDQTGLREAYNAVHDPNDFISIEVPYYGQGKAQVYEDDVLIQETALQ; translated from the coding sequence GTGAACACGCTGATCGGGCAAATAGTAGGTAATCGCTATGAGATTGAAGAGCGGCTCGGCGGCGGCGGGATGGCCGTTGTTTACAAAGCGAAAGACCGTTTGCTGTCACGGGCTGTCACCGTTAAGATTTTGCGGGACCAGTTTGCCAATGACCGGGAAGTGGTGCGGCGCTTCTTAAAAGAGGCCCAGTCGGTAGCCAAGTTGTCCCATCCGAATATCGTCAGTATTTACGATGTGGGCCAGGACCAGGGGCTTTATTACCTGGTGATGGAGTACGTGGAAGGATGTACCCTTAAAGATGTCATCCAGACAAAAGGCCGGTTGGATCCTTTGGAGGCCATCGAATATGCCCTGCAGATTTGCGATGCCCTTCAACATGCCCACGACAGCAACATCATCCATAGAGACATCAAGCCGCAGAATATCTTGATTACGAAAAAGGGGCAGGCTAAAGTCACCGATTTCGGTATTGCCAAAGCGGCAACCAACGCTACCATGACTTATTCGGGCAGCAGTATCCTCGGGACGGTCCAGTACATCTCGCCGGAACAAGCCAGGGGTGACCTGGTGACCGTTCATACGGATATCTATTCCGCCGGGATCGTGCTGTATGAAATGCTGACAGGTAGACTGCCTTTTGAAGGGGATACGGCCATCAGCATCGCTATCAAACATATCCAGATGGAATACCCGGCGGCCTCGCAAATTGTACCGGATCTGCCCGGAGAGTTGGAGGCTGTTTTGGCCAAAGCTCTGGCCAAGAAGCCGGAAGAACGTTTTGCCAGCGCCTTAGACATGAAGCGGGCACTGGAAGAGGTGCGAGACAAGCTGGGGCAAGGTTTGTCCCAGACTGTGGTGTTACCGAGGGTCACCCGAAAAACCGGCGATGAAGGGGCAAGGGAGCGGCCCAAGAGCAGGCGGCCAAGGCTGGTCAGCTGGGTGCTCTTCCTGCTGGCCTTGACTTTGTTGGCTGCGGGTTCGGTTTATTTCGGCATCAATCGATACCTGGCCGTCAGCGAAGTGGAGGTGCCTGACGTCACCAACATCCCGTTGAGGGAAGCGGAAAGGATCCTTTTTGAGCACGGGTTAAATTGGGAGATCGGCATGAGCCGTCATGATGATCAGGTGCCGCCGGATTACGTGCTGGCCCAGAGGCCGGCGGCCGGAGAAAAGATCAAAAAGACGAGAGCGGTAGTCTTAGATGTGAGCCTAGGTCCTAATATGGGCAGGATTCCCGATGTGATCGGTTTGAGCCAGCGAGAAGCCAGGGTGGAAATCGCTAATGCGGGTTTTAAGGTGGCGCAGGATGTGGGGGAAAGCTATTCGGACGTAGTTCCGGAGGGGCATGTTTTGGATCAGGAACCCGGGCCCAATGCCGAGGTACCTCTGGGCACCGAAGTAATCCTGACCATCAGCCTCGGTCCCCAACCTCGCTATATTACCATGCCTGATTTAGTAGGGAAAACCCTGGCGGAGGCCACGGAAATCCTGGAGCAGAATTACTTGGAATTTGAAGTGCATCAGGAAACGAGTCATGAGTACTTTTCCGGTTACGTGACCGGCCAGGATATACCGCCCGGGGAGCAGGTACTGCAAAGAACAACCGTTAATTTAACGGTCAGCCTTGGGCCGGGGCCTGCGGCCAAGACAGCCACCATCCAAGTGTGGGTTCAGGATGACGGGGAACAGCACCGGATCAAGGTGGTCATCGAGGATCAAACGGGCCTCCGGGAAGCTTATAACGCTGTGCATGACCCGAACGACTTCATCAGCATTGAAGTACCCTATTACGGCCAAGGAAAGGCACAAGTCTATGAGGATGACGTTTTGATTCAAGAAACGGCATTACAGTAG
- a CDS encoding Stp1/IreP family PP2C-type Ser/Thr phosphatase, with amino-acid sequence MQTAVLTHVGLVRQRNEDSYAVLPEHSLFAVADGMGGHQAGELASSLALKILGELVARPRQGEDCREQLAQAVQEANRRVYELSQKDADKQGMGTTLTAVWIKDGVAHLAHIGDSRAYLIRNSQLSLLTNDHSLVGELLRQGSLTPSEAQSHPRRHALTRALGIEAEVKVDTRSMTLNQNDLLFLCTDGLTNLVSDEEINAVFAETEGLQAALEKLVQLCLKRGAHDNITMLAIRMD; translated from the coding sequence ATGCAGACAGCGGTTCTGACCCACGTGGGGTTAGTAAGGCAGAGGAACGAAGATAGTTACGCCGTGTTGCCGGAGCACAGCCTGTTTGCCGTAGCGGACGGCATGGGAGGTCATCAAGCCGGGGAACTGGCCAGCAGCCTGGCCTTGAAAATACTAGGTGAACTGGTAGCTAGACCCCGGCAGGGAGAAGACTGCCGCGAGCAACTGGCTCAAGCCGTACAGGAAGCCAACCGGAGGGTGTATGAGCTGAGCCAAAAAGATGCCGACAAGCAAGGGATGGGGACGACGCTCACGGCGGTTTGGATTAAGGACGGGGTGGCACACCTGGCCCATATCGGCGACAGCCGTGCCTATTTGATCCGCAACTCTCAATTGAGCTTGCTCACCAACGACCATTCTCTGGTGGGAGAACTGCTCCGGCAGGGCAGCCTCACCCCCAGCGAAGCTCAATCCCACCCGCGCCGGCATGCTTTGACCCGGGCCCTGGGGATTGAAGCGGAAGTAAAAGTGGATACCAGGAGTATGACCTTAAACCAAAACGATCTCCTGTTCCTGTGTACCGATGGATTGACCAATCTGGTGTCCGATGAAGAAATCAACGCCGTTTTTGCGGAAACAGAAGGCTTGCAGGCGGCCCTGGAGAAACTGGTCCAGCTCTGTTTGAAGCGAGGGGCCCACGACAATATTACGATGCTGGCTATTCGCATGGATTAG
- a CDS encoding DAK2 domain-containing protein, translated as MQYGILSVEQLRQAFHGAKAVLGANKAYVDSLNVFPVPDGDTGTNMHLTLSAAVREMDSRDTDNVTALLQALSSGALMGARGNSGVILSQLFRGFYQGAEKGEFDSRSLANAFRKAAEVAYRSVIKPVEGTMLTVARACAEGAQQKAGEGGDCLAVLETALSHAEEALKNTPRLLPVLAEAGVVDAGGQGLVFIIRGMIAGLKGEVGPGEDAGVAGQVPAATATTSPINLTYRYCTELIIKGQGLNGEGLKKELLELGDSLLVVGDEHMLKVHIHTNRPGLVLEKAVELGTLFDIKIDNMEEQHRESKFFEEPAPPRPLKEMAVVAVTVGEGLTTILQSLGVDVVIPGGQTMNPSTEDLLAGIREAGARQVIVLPNNKNIFLAAEQAKTLAEQEGIQAAVIPARNFPQSVAAMLSYHQEESLEDNRQRMTEALDTVRTGEITFAVRDSQYNGFNINRGEILGLADGEIVAKGEKIDEVALHLLEQLGAGEYELLSVYFGQDVTEEDAAVLQETIQDRFPQLEIEMHNGGQPLYYYIFGLE; from the coding sequence TTGCAATATGGGATCTTGAGCGTCGAACAGCTGAGGCAGGCCTTTCACGGGGCCAAAGCTGTTTTAGGGGCGAATAAAGCATACGTCGATTCACTGAATGTATTCCCGGTACCCGATGGGGATACCGGTACCAACATGCACTTAACCCTGTCGGCGGCGGTCCGGGAAATGGATAGCCGGGATACAGATAACGTTACGGCCTTGCTGCAGGCCCTTTCCAGCGGTGCTTTAATGGGCGCCAGGGGAAATTCGGGGGTCATTCTTTCTCAATTGTTTCGCGGCTTTTACCAGGGGGCGGAAAAAGGCGAGTTTGACAGCCGCAGTCTCGCCAACGCTTTCCGGAAAGCGGCGGAGGTAGCCTACCGGTCCGTTATCAAGCCGGTGGAAGGGACGATGTTGACCGTTGCCAGGGCTTGTGCCGAAGGGGCCCAGCAAAAGGCCGGTGAAGGAGGAGACTGTTTGGCCGTTTTGGAAACGGCTTTGTCTCATGCTGAAGAGGCATTGAAAAACACACCACGATTACTCCCGGTACTGGCGGAAGCGGGGGTGGTAGATGCCGGCGGGCAAGGGCTGGTGTTTATTATCCGCGGCATGATCGCCGGCCTTAAAGGTGAAGTCGGGCCGGGGGAGGATGCGGGTGTTGCCGGGCAGGTGCCGGCAGCCACGGCTACAACCTCTCCTATTAATCTCACTTATCGCTACTGCACCGAATTAATTATCAAGGGACAGGGGCTGAACGGCGAGGGGTTGAAAAAAGAGCTGCTGGAGTTAGGGGACAGCCTCCTGGTGGTCGGTGACGAGCACATGCTGAAAGTGCACATTCATACTAATCGTCCCGGGCTGGTCCTGGAAAAGGCCGTTGAGCTAGGCACCTTATTTGATATTAAAATTGACAATATGGAGGAACAACACCGGGAGAGCAAGTTTTTTGAAGAGCCGGCGCCGCCAAGGCCCTTGAAGGAAATGGCCGTCGTGGCCGTTACCGTGGGTGAAGGGCTGACTACCATTTTACAAAGCTTGGGGGTCGATGTGGTGATTCCCGGTGGACAAACCATGAATCCCAGTACCGAGGATTTACTGGCCGGCATTAGAGAAGCGGGCGCAAGGCAAGTGATTGTACTGCCCAACAACAAGAATATTTTCCTGGCGGCAGAGCAAGCAAAAACCCTGGCGGAACAGGAAGGGATCCAGGCAGCCGTTATACCGGCACGGAATTTCCCCCAAAGTGTAGCGGCTATGCTGTCTTACCACCAGGAGGAGTCTTTGGAAGATAACCGGCAGCGGATGACGGAAGCGCTGGATACGGTGAGGACGGGGGAAATCACCTTTGCGGTGCGGGATTCCCAGTATAACGGGTTCAACATCAACAGGGGGGAGATTCTGGGGCTGGCTGACGGCGAAATCGTAGCCAAAGGAGAGAAAATTGACGAGGTGGCCCTGCATCTCCTGGAGCAGTTGGGAGCAGGAGAATACGAACTCCTCAGCGTTTATTTCGGGCAGGATGTGACTGAAGAGGATGCTGCCGTACTTCAGGAAACCATTCAAGATAGATTTCCTCAACTAGAGATAGAAATGCACAATGGAGGACAGCCCTTGTATTACTATATCTTCGGTTTAGAATAA
- a CDS encoding ribulose-phosphate 3-epimerase codes for MVKLAPSILSADFSCLKSEMEKVERCGVEMLHLDVMDGHFVPNITFGPGVVRALRPHSNMVFDVHLMIERPEQYIKDFAQAGADYLTVHAEATYHLHRVLAQIREQGVKPAVAINPATPLSAIEWVLPMVDMVLIMSVNPGFGGQKFIPEVIPKIRALKAVLEEKKLKIPIQVDGGIGPETAPLVVQAGAEILVAGSAVFGQPDVGQAIERILASLP; via the coding sequence ATGGTGAAGCTGGCTCCATCCATCTTGAGCGCCGACTTCAGCTGTTTGAAGTCGGAGATGGAAAAAGTGGAAAGGTGCGGTGTGGAGATGCTGCACCTGGACGTCATGGATGGACACTTTGTACCGAATATTACCTTTGGGCCCGGTGTGGTCCGGGCGCTGCGCCCGCATTCCAACATGGTCTTTGATGTGCATTTGATGATCGAACGACCGGAACAATATATCAAAGATTTTGCCCAAGCCGGTGCGGATTATCTTACCGTGCATGCGGAAGCTACCTACCACCTGCACCGGGTTTTGGCGCAAATCCGGGAGCAGGGGGTTAAGCCGGCGGTGGCTATTAATCCGGCGACGCCCTTGTCAGCCATTGAATGGGTGTTGCCGATGGTGGACATGGTGCTAATCATGAGCGTCAACCCGGGTTTCGGCGGCCAAAAATTCATTCCGGAGGTAATTCCGAAAATCAGGGCGCTGAAAGCAGTGCTAGAGGAAAAGAAGCTAAAGATCCCAATTCAAGTGGATGGAGGTATCGGTCCGGAAACTGCTCCTTTAGTGGTGCAGGCGGGAGCGGAAATCCTGGTCGCCGGTTCCGCCGTTTTTGGCCAGCCGGATGTGGGCCAGGCCATTGAGAGGATTTTGGCATCCCTGCCTTGA
- the rsgA gene encoding ribosome small subunit-dependent GTPase A, translating to MLEGIIIKGYSGFYYVQAGSEVWECTLRGKYRVKNQDFLVGDRVLIRPVSDRKGVIEKVFERKNQLVRPPVANVEQVIIVMSVDSPPPDLMLLDRLLVVAEFHGLAVVIVFNKADLVAPAAMDKYRSVYEGIGYPVILSSARTLAGVDALRERLKDRISVLAGPSGVGKSSLLNAVQPGLSLKTGDVSHKTKRGRHTTRHVELLRLADGGFVADTPGFSRLNLTGMTREELAGYFPELARLEGSCRFSSCLHHTEPDCAVRGALDAGLIDSGRYHHYLYLLEEVISNERRY from the coding sequence ATGCTAGAGGGAATTATTATCAAAGGCTACAGCGGATTCTATTATGTCCAAGCCGGGAGCGAAGTCTGGGAGTGTACCTTGAGGGGCAAGTACCGGGTGAAAAACCAGGACTTCCTGGTGGGTGACCGGGTTTTGATTAGGCCGGTCAGCGACCGGAAAGGGGTCATTGAAAAAGTATTTGAGCGCAAGAACCAGTTGGTGAGACCCCCGGTGGCCAACGTGGAACAAGTCATCATCGTGATGTCCGTGGACAGTCCACCGCCGGATCTGATGCTCTTGGATCGCCTGCTGGTTGTTGCCGAGTTTCACGGCCTGGCTGTGGTCATCGTTTTCAACAAGGCCGACCTGGTCGCCCCGGCTGCCATGGACAAGTATCGTTCCGTCTATGAGGGCATAGGCTATCCGGTCATATTGAGCAGTGCGAGGACCTTGGCCGGTGTTGATGCCCTGAGGGAACGCCTGAAAGATAGAATATCCGTTTTAGCCGGGCCATCCGGGGTAGGTAAATCCAGCCTGTTAAATGCCGTGCAGCCCGGACTGTCTCTCAAAACCGGTGATGTGAGCCATAAAACCAAGCGCGGCCGTCATACCACCCGCCATGTGGAATTGTTAAGGCTGGCGGATGGCGGGTTTGTAGCCGATACCCCCGGCTTCAGCCGTTTGAACCTGACTGGCATGACCAGGGAAGAGTTAGCCGGTTATTTTCCGGAACTGGCAAGGTTGGAGGGCAGCTGCCGGTTTTCCAGCTGCTTGCACCATACGGAACCCGACTGCGCCGTGCGGGGTGCCTTGGATGCCGGATTGATCGACAGCGGTCGCTATCATCATTACCTGTACCTATTGGAAGAAGTTATTTCAAACGAGAGGAGATATTAA
- a CDS encoding FHA domain-containing protein — MINVLVIVVLRFIPLLLLFIFCLMLFGLVKGELVPGKARRPVYYLVVDREQSGTELPRREIQLIEETVTIGRSGDNQVVLPDPYVSGQHARIEQKEGELWLIDLGSTNGTFVNGKKVKGKVKLKPEDSVIIGGILFKVEKGGEYADSGSDPRGVSKAEERR, encoded by the coding sequence ATGATTAATGTGCTGGTGATCGTGGTGCTGCGGTTTATCCCGCTGCTCCTCCTGTTCATTTTTTGTCTCATGCTGTTCGGCCTGGTGAAGGGAGAATTAGTCCCGGGGAAAGCCAGGCGGCCTGTTTATTACCTGGTCGTCGACCGGGAACAGTCCGGTACTGAGCTGCCCCGGCGGGAAATACAGTTAATTGAAGAGACGGTTACCATTGGGCGATCCGGAGACAATCAAGTGGTACTGCCCGATCCCTATGTGTCCGGTCAGCATGCCAGGATCGAGCAAAAAGAGGGAGAGCTGTGGCTGATCGATTTGGGCAGCACCAACGGTACCTTTGTGAACGGGAAAAAAGTTAAGGGAAAAGTTAAGCTGAAACCGGAGGATTCCGTAATCATTGGCGGAATCCTTTTTAAGGTGGAAAAGGGGGGAGAATATGCAGACAGCGGTTCTGACCCACGTGGGGTTAGTAAGGCAGAGGAACGAAGATAG
- a CDS encoding 50S ribosomal protein L28 → MAKCAVCGKQVISGHQASHSNIKTKRTWAPNIKRVRAIVNGSPRRIHVCTRCLRSGRVKRAI, encoded by the coding sequence ATGGCTAAATGCGCTGTATGTGGTAAACAAGTCATATCTGGTCATCAAGCCAGCCACTCAAATATTAAAACAAAAAGGACTTGGGCACCCAATATCAAAAGGGTCCGCGCCATCGTCAACGGCAGTCCTCGCAGGATCCATGTCTGCACCCGGTGCCTTCGTTCCGGCAGAGTAAAAAGGGCAATCTAA